A stretch of the Lactuca sativa cultivar Salinas chromosome 9, Lsat_Salinas_v11, whole genome shotgun sequence genome encodes the following:
- the LOC128128393 gene encoding uncharacterized protein LOC128128393 has translation MEEETNTWRQELTSVGRLRGTLNGCGHLEQDWRILGLEEIVGQGGEGFWAKGSARNSNSAVWRHREGIFQGGCSSSDRARVISGFTSFQLLRGTSEDRGKAPA, from the exons ATGGAGGAGGAGACAAACACATGGAGGCAGGAGCTTACAAGTGTTGG tcgattgagaggaaccctaaacggctgtgggcatctagagcaagattggaggatattagggcttgaagaaattgttgggcaaggaggagaagggttttgggctAAAGGATCGGCAAGGAATTCGaattctgcggtttggagacacagagagggcatattccag ggaggttgtagctcgtcggatcgtgcacgagtcatttcaggatttactagctttcagcttttacgag gtactagtgaggaccgtgggaaggcgccggcgtga
- the LOC111920695 gene encoding ACT domain-containing protein ACR10 isoform X2: MGILNDDAVLIKEAEKAGDKTLITVNCPDKTGLGCDLCRIILLFGLSIAKGDASTDGKWCYLVFWVVGKPTTRWYLLRERLREVCPPCTLPMAEIYYFRPEFQQPKPPKVFLLKFWCTFDRKGLLHDVTKVLCELELSVKRVKVFTAPDGTVMDLLFVTDTRELLHTKKRQEETKSQLNAMLGDNIISFEIELAGHEVTANPQGSAFLPPAITDDMDNALISKRVSVKFDNELSPSHTLMQILCQDHKGLIYDIMRTLKDYNIQVSYGRFSAKAKDYEVDLFIMQGDGKKIMDPEKQKVICSRLRMELVRPLRVEVMSRGPDTELLVANPVELAGKGRPLVFYDITLAITSLSIRIFSVG, from the exons ATGGGCATTCTAAATGACGATGCAGTTTTGATTAAAGAAGCAGAAAAAGCAGGAGACAAAACTCTAATCACTGTAAATTGTCCAGACAAAACAGGTCTTGGCTGTGATTTGTGTCGAATCATTCTCCTCTTTGGCCTCAGTATCGCTAAAGGAG atGCATCAACAGATGGGAAATGGTGTTATTTG gTTTTCTGGGTGGTGGGAAAGCCGACAACCAGGTGGTATTTATTAAGAGAGAGGCTACGTGAAGTATGTCCACCGTGCACCCTGCCAATGGCGGAGATCTACTACTTCCGGCCGGAGTTTCAGCAGCCGAAGCCACCAAAAGTTTTCCTTTTGAAGTTCTGGTGTACCTTTGATCGGAAAGGCCTCTTACATG ATGTAACAAAGGTCCTTTGTGAGCTAGAGCTTTCGGTTAAGAGAGTAAAAGTATTTACAGCGCCAGATGGGACAGTGATGGACCTTCTGTTTGTTACAGATACAAG AGAGCTTCTTCATACAAAAAAGCGACAAGAGGAAACAAAGAGTCAATTAAACGCGATGTTAGGAGATAACATAATAAGTTTTGAGATCGAATTGGCTGGTCATGAAGTCACAGCTAACCCTCAAGGATCAGCATTTCTTCCACCTGCAATCACAGATGACATGGATAATGCACTCATCTCTAAACGTGTATCCGTAAAATTCGACAACGAGCTTAGTCCTTCGCACACTCTCATGCAAATACTTTGCCAAGATCATAAAGGCTTGATCTATGACATCATGCGTACCTTAAAAGACTACAACATTCAG GTTTCATATGGGCGATTTTCGGCGAAAGCGAAAGATTATGAAGTGGACTTGTTTATAATGCAAGGAGATGGAAAGAAGATAATGGACCCCGAGAAGCAAAAGGTGATTTGTTCGCGTCTTAGAATGGAACTTGTTCGCCCTCTTCGAGTGGAAGTGATGAGTCGTGGTCCGGATACCGAGTTGTTGGTGGCTAACCCGGTCGAGTTAGCCGGAAAAGGGCGGCCACTTGTGTTTTATGACATCACACTTGCAATAACAAGTCTCAGTATACGAATCTTCTCGGTAG GTTGA
- the LOC111920694 gene encoding protein SEEDLING PLASTID DEVELOPMENT 1, with the protein MSALNSHFVLVDLNTSWQSINQIPASTFAYLQTSKIPSSFSAAFRRTRGGTGRISSTRSSSVPPIRSPEVRKPRDRSSLGNGFLYPSSNPTSTSQSQVGSELDLFLELVPLRMRNKLFEHSEIGNMIEVVMDLGRQPLARFPSGDWVISDEPVNLEDLRHAISKIGEFSDDNRSGIDHSLHRISAIRNRKRQIIGLTCRVGRAVSGSAEIIRDLIEGGGSILVIGPPGVGKTTLIREIARMLADERKKRVVIIDTSNEIGGDGDVPHSGIGRARRMQVPNVNMQHNVMIEAVENHMPQTIIIDEIGTELEAMAASTIAQRGVQLVATAHGVTIESIIKNPSLQILVGDIESVTLGDDEARKRKVQKTILERKGPPTFSCAVEMISRTECCVHHRLDATVDAILAGRPPLYEIRRMADESERSKDVSDLPKEATMVEISYKEDVLDAEDEHLSPDFEKSRRYEDKKIRKQENSRISTPKLNKSDNTDRVFQDIKDDVESDGEEEDRSSNIRKLNSKPQSRTKTKTPVYVYTYKILEADLQQVAMVMGLTEEIDVTDDISNADAILASSYEMKENPWIRSVAKFHQLPVFVIKSTTMAQMVKAIRMILGRDLFGAKLKQLKKNSVDIEIEDDVPRRKPSLEEIDALEEVRLAIEYIVIPSGEPVELLPRCSEIIAQQLELVKSYQLAVENSGTDLNPRLQILPQKLNKKSGKNSKTSAGFIAPTGGVAGTSVARLPLLPE; encoded by the exons ATGAGCGCTTTGAATTCCCATTTCGTGCTTGTTGATCTCAACACGTCATGGCAATCAATTAACCAAATTCCAGCATCAACTTTTGCTTACCTTCAAACCTCCAAAATCCCAAGTTCCTTCTCAGCGGCATTTCGTCGAACACGTGGTGGTACTGGTAGGATCTCCTCCACGAGGTCATCATCGGTGCCACCCATTCGATCGCCGGAAGTACGCAAACCGAGAGATCGGTCATCTCTTGGAAATGGGTTTTTATACCCTTCCTCGAATCCAACTTCGACATCTCAATCCCAAGTCGGATCGGAGCTCGATCTGTTTCTTGAATTGGTGCCCTTAAGGATGAGGAATAAGCTGTTTGAACATTCGGAGATTGGGAATATGATCGAGGTTGTGATGGATTTGGGTAGACAACCCCTTGCTAGATTCCCATCAGGAGATTGGGTTATCTCCGATGAGCCTGTCAATCTTGAAGATCTACGTCATgcaatttcaaag ATTGGTGAATTTTCGGATGACAACCGATCTGGCATTGATCATTCTTTACACCGAATAAGTGCAATTCGCAACCGCAAAAGGCAAATAATCGGTCTCACGTGTCGTGTGGGTCGAGCCGTTTCCGGTAGTGCAGAAATTATTCGCGATTTGATTGAAGGAGGCGGTTCCATTTTGGTTATAGGACCTCCCGGGGTTGGCAAAACAACCCTAATCAG AGAAATTGCTAGAATGTTGGCGGATGAGCGAAAGAAACGTGTGGTGATAATAGATACTTCAAATGAGATTGGAGGAGATGGTGATGTTCCTCATTCGGGTATAGGGCGTGCAAGAAGGATGCAAGTTCCAAATGTTAATATGCAACACAAT GTGATGATTGAAGCAGTTGAAAATCACATGCCTCAAACTATTATAATTGATGAGATTGGAACAGAGCTTGAGGCTATGGCAGCAAGTACAATTGCTCAAAGAGGAGTTCAGCTTGTTGCAACTGCACATGGAGTAACGATAGAAAGCATAATCAAAAACCCTTCTCTTCAAATCCTTGTTGGTGACATTGAG AGTGTGACTCTTGGTGATGATGAAGCAAGGAAACGGAAAGTGCAAAAGACTATACTTGAGAGGAAAGGGCCTCCAACATTTTCATGTGCTGTTGAAATGATCTCTAGAACAGAGTGTTGTGTTCATCATCGATTGGATGCCACTGTAGATGCCATACTTGCAG GTAGACCTCCTTTGTATGAAATCCGTCGTATGGCAGATGAATCTGAAAGATCTAAAGATGTCTCCGATCTCCCTAAAGAAGCAACAATGGTGGAGATATCATACAAGGAAGATGTATTAGATGCGGAAGACGAACATCTTTCACCTGATTTTGAAAAATCGAGGCGCTATGAAGATAAAAAGATACGTAAACAGGAAAATTCACGTATTTCAACGCCAAAATTGAACAAATCAGATAACACCGATCGTGTTTTTCAAGACATTAAGGATGATGTCGAGTCTGATGGGGAAGAAGAAGATCGTTCTTCCAATATCAGAAAACTTAACAGTAAACCACAAAGCAGGACAAAGACAAAGACCCCGGTTTATGTTTATACTTATAAG ATATTGGAAGCTGACTTACAACAAGTAGCAATGGTAATGGGGCTTACAGAAGAGATTGATGTAACTGATGATATAAGTAATGCGGATGCTATTTTAGCATCAAGTTATGAAATGAAGGAGAATCCATGGATACGCAGTGTAGCAAAATTTCACCAGTTACCCGTGTTTGTTATCAAg TCAACTACCATGGCTCAAATGGTGAAAGCAATTCGAATGATTCTCGGGAGGGATTTATTTGgtgcaaaactgaaacaactgAAAAAAAACTCGGTGGATATTGaaattgaagatgatgttccaagaAGAAAACCATCATTAGAGGAGATTGATGCCTTAGAG GAAGTTCGACTTGCTATAGAGTATATTGTGATTCCAAGTGGAGAACCTGTAGAGCTTCTACCTCGATGCTCAGAGATAATAGCTCAACAACTTGAGCTTGTAAAAAGTTATCAATTGGCTGTAGAAAACTCGGGCACTGACCTCAATCCAAGGCTGCAGATTCTTCCACAAAAGTTAAACAAGAAATCAGGGAAAAACTCCAAAACTAGTGCAGGCTTCATTGCACCTACGGGTGGTGTTGCGGGTACAAGTGTTGCTAGGCTGCCACTCTTGCCTGAATAG
- the LOC111920695 gene encoding ACT domain-containing protein ACR10 isoform X1 — translation MGILNDDAVLIKEAEKAGDKTLITVNCPDKTGLGCDLCRIILLFGLSIAKGDASTDGKWCYLVFWVVGKPTTRWYLLRERLREVCPPCTLPMAEIYYFRPEFQQPKPPKVFLLKFWCTFDRKGLLHDVTKVLCELELSVKRVKVFTAPDGTVMDLLFVTDTRELLHTKKRQEETKSQLNAMLGDNIISFEIELAGHEVTANPQGSAFLPPAITDDMDNALISKRVSVKFDNELSPSHTLMQILCQDHKGLIYDIMRTLKDYNIQVSYGRFSAKAKDYEVDLFIMQGDGKKIMDPEKQKVICSRLRMELVRPLRVEVMSRGPDTELLVANPVELAGKGRPLVFYDITLAITSLSIRIFSVEIARHRIHDREWEVYRVLLDEGDVALVPRSTIKECVVKNLMGWE, via the exons ATGGGCATTCTAAATGACGATGCAGTTTTGATTAAAGAAGCAGAAAAAGCAGGAGACAAAACTCTAATCACTGTAAATTGTCCAGACAAAACAGGTCTTGGCTGTGATTTGTGTCGAATCATTCTCCTCTTTGGCCTCAGTATCGCTAAAGGAG atGCATCAACAGATGGGAAATGGTGTTATTTG gTTTTCTGGGTGGTGGGAAAGCCGACAACCAGGTGGTATTTATTAAGAGAGAGGCTACGTGAAGTATGTCCACCGTGCACCCTGCCAATGGCGGAGATCTACTACTTCCGGCCGGAGTTTCAGCAGCCGAAGCCACCAAAAGTTTTCCTTTTGAAGTTCTGGTGTACCTTTGATCGGAAAGGCCTCTTACATG ATGTAACAAAGGTCCTTTGTGAGCTAGAGCTTTCGGTTAAGAGAGTAAAAGTATTTACAGCGCCAGATGGGACAGTGATGGACCTTCTGTTTGTTACAGATACAAG AGAGCTTCTTCATACAAAAAAGCGACAAGAGGAAACAAAGAGTCAATTAAACGCGATGTTAGGAGATAACATAATAAGTTTTGAGATCGAATTGGCTGGTCATGAAGTCACAGCTAACCCTCAAGGATCAGCATTTCTTCCACCTGCAATCACAGATGACATGGATAATGCACTCATCTCTAAACGTGTATCCGTAAAATTCGACAACGAGCTTAGTCCTTCGCACACTCTCATGCAAATACTTTGCCAAGATCATAAAGGCTTGATCTATGACATCATGCGTACCTTAAAAGACTACAACATTCAG GTTTCATATGGGCGATTTTCGGCGAAAGCGAAAGATTATGAAGTGGACTTGTTTATAATGCAAGGAGATGGAAAGAAGATAATGGACCCCGAGAAGCAAAAGGTGATTTGTTCGCGTCTTAGAATGGAACTTGTTCGCCCTCTTCGAGTGGAAGTGATGAGTCGTGGTCCGGATACCGAGTTGTTGGTGGCTAACCCGGTCGAGTTAGCCGGAAAAGGGCGGCCACTTGTGTTTTATGACATCACACTTGCAATAACAAGTCTCAGTATACGAATCTTCTCG GTTGAGATTGCAAGGCACAGAATTCATGATCGAGAATGGGAAGTCTATAGGGTACTTCTAGATGAAGGTGACGTGGCTTTGGTGCCAAGGAGCACGATCAAAGAGTGTGTTGTCAAAAACTTGATGGGATGGGAATGA